In the genome of Diaphorobacter sp. HDW4A, the window TGGCACGGCCTGATGCTGCAGCACCAGGAAGACCTCGCCCGCATCATGACGCTGGAGCAAGGAAAACCGCTGGCCGAAGCGCGCGGCGAGATTGGCTACGCGGCATCGTTCATCGAATGGTTTGCCGAAGAAGGCAAGCGCATCGACGGCGAAATCCTGCAGGCCCCGCGCGCCGGTCAGCACCTGCTCGTCACCCGCCAGCCGATTGGCGTGTGCGCCGCGATCACACCGTGGAATTTTCCCGCCGCGATGATCACCCGCAAGGCCGGACCGGCCCTCGCCGCAGGTTGCACCATGGTGCTCAAGCCCGCCGAGAACACCCCGTTCAGCGCGATGGCGCTTGGCGTGTTAGCGCTCGAAGCGGGCATTCCAGCAGGCGTGCTGCAGATCATTACCGGAGACGCCCCCGGCATTGGCCGCGCGCTGACCGAAAGCCCCGTCGTGCGCAAGCTCAGCTTCACCGGCTCCACGCAGACCGGCCGCCTGCTGATGCGCCAGAGTAGCGACACCATCAAAAAGCTCTCGCTCGAACTCGGCGGTAACGCGCCGCTGATCGTCTTCGAAGACGCCGACATCGACCGCGCGATTGCGGGCATTCTGGCCTCCAAGTTCCGCAACGTCGGCCAGACCTGCGTCTGCGCCAACCGCATCTACGTGCAAGACAGTATCTATGACGAAGTCGCCAAGCGCCTGACCGCTGAAGTCGAAAAGTTCAAGGTCGGCAACGGCTTCGATGCCGGCGTCACCCACGGCCCGATGATCAACGAGGCCGCCGTCACCAAGGTCGAACGCCACATCGAAGACGCCGTCTCCAAGGGGGCGAAGCTGCTGACCGGCGGCAAGCGCCACCCGCTCGGGCAGACCTTCTTCACCCCCACCGTGCTCGCCGGTGTGACTGACGACATGCTGGTGTGCAGTGAAGAAACTTTCGGCCCGATTGCACCGCTGTTCCGCTTCAAGGACGAAGTCGAAGTGGTGCACCGCGCCAACGACACCATCTTCGGTCTGGCCGCCTACGTCTTCACCGAAGACCAGCGCCGCATCTGGCGTGTCTCGGCCTCGCTCGAGTACGGCATGGTGGGTGTGAACACGGGCCTCATCTCCAACGAGGTCGCACCGTTCGGCGGCATCAAGCAATCCGGCCTCGGCCGCGAAGGCTCACGTCACGGCATCGAGGACTATGTGGAGATGAAGTACGTCTGCATGGATATCAACTGACCCCCTGAGGCGCTTCGCGGCTGCCCTCGTGTGGGCCGCGTCAGTTTCAAGCGCTTCTCGCCGCCGTACTCAGCGCCATCGCGCCGCTTGTGTGCAGGCAGATGGCGGCGGCGGCGGCCACGTTGAGCGACTCTTCACCGCCGGGCTGCGCGATGCGAATATGCGCCGCAGCGCGCGCTTCGAGCGCAGGCGAAACGCCCTGCCCTTCATGGCCCATGACCCATGCACAGGGCCATGGAAGTATGGCCTGATGCAGATAGTCACCGCGATGCGAACTGGTGGCCAGCAGTGGCACCTTGAGTGCCGCAATATCTTCTTCGCTCAGACCCTCGACCAGTCGCAAGGCGAAGTGCGCACCCATTCCCGCCCGCAACACCTTGGCGCTCCAGAGCGCGGCCGTGCCCTTGATGGCTGCAATCTGCACGAAACCAAAGGCCGATGCACTGCGCAGCACCGAACCCACGTTTCCGGCATCCTGCAGGCGGTCGAGCACCACGGTGGGCGCGTTCGCGTCGAGCTCGCTCGCGTTCGGCAGCGCCATCACATAACCCATCTGCGCGGGCGATTCGAGGCCGCTGATGTCGCGCCAAAGCGTGTCGGCGATCAGCACATTCTTCTCGGCGGCCTGCTTGAGTTCGGTGGGCGCGAACGGCCAAAAAGATTCGGTGAACACGGCGATCTGCGGCTGCATGCCACGCGCCAATGCGGCGCTGCACAGGTGATCACCTTCGAGCCAGACGCGGCCCTGTTTGCGATAGGCGGTGCTTTCCTGTGACAGACGACGCAGGTCCTTGACCAGCGCGTTGTCGCGCGATTGGATCACCAAGGGGGTTGCTGCTGTCATGTCGAAGTCACTTCAATCCAAAAAGTCAGGTACAGCGTTTAGCTTACACCGGGAAGGGAGACAATTCCCCTGCACCTCATTGCACACGCGCGAGGCACGCCTGCGCCACCGGCGCGAAGCTGCGGCGGTGCTCGGGACAGGCGCCATGTTCGCGCAGTGCCGCGAGGTGCACTGCGGTGCCGTAGCCCTTGTGCGCGTCAAAGCCGTATTGCGGATATTGTTCGTGCAATTGCGCGCACCAGCGGTCGCG includes:
- a CDS encoding RNA methyltransferase, coding for MTAATPLVIQSRDNALVKDLRRLSQESTAYRKQGRVWLEGDHLCSAALARGMQPQIAVFTESFWPFAPTELKQAAEKNVLIADTLWRDISGLESPAQMGYVMALPNASELDANAPTVVLDRLQDAGNVGSVLRSASAFGFVQIAAIKGTAALWSAKVLRAGMGAHFALRLVEGLSEEDIAALKVPLLATSSHRGDYLHQAILPWPCAWVMGHEGQGVSPALEARAAAHIRIAQPGGEESLNVAAAAAICLHTSGAMALSTAARSA
- a CDS encoding NAD-dependent succinate-semialdehyde dehydrogenase, with translation MTVELQRPELLRQACLLATGWKEAEKNNSLEVRNPATGELIGLIPRLGYDETNEAIASAQAALPAWSARTAAERATILRRWHGLMLQHQEDLARIMTLEQGKPLAEARGEIGYAASFIEWFAEEGKRIDGEILQAPRAGQHLLVTRQPIGVCAAITPWNFPAAMITRKAGPALAAGCTMVLKPAENTPFSAMALGVLALEAGIPAGVLQIITGDAPGIGRALTESPVVRKLSFTGSTQTGRLLMRQSSDTIKKLSLELGGNAPLIVFEDADIDRAIAGILASKFRNVGQTCVCANRIYVQDSIYDEVAKRLTAEVEKFKVGNGFDAGVTHGPMINEAAVTKVERHIEDAVSKGAKLLTGGKRHPLGQTFFTPTVLAGVTDDMLVCSEETFGPIAPLFRFKDEVEVVHRANDTIFGLAAYVFTEDQRRIWRVSASLEYGMVGVNTGLISNEVAPFGGIKQSGLGREGSRHGIEDYVEMKYVCMDIN